The segment TTTGAAAAGACCTAAAAAGTCCTGTTTTTTGTACTGCGATATTTTATGCTAAAAGTCATCCACCACaatttctttccttttcGACGCCTTTGgaaacatacatacataccgCCGTGGACAACTACATACTGCTGCAAAACATGTCCTCCTCAGCGGGAAGGAATCACATCAGGCCATCGGAGTCCCACACATCCGGTTGGCACCCACATCAATCCCATGGGGACGGCGGAAAGGGCAAACGACTCCAAATGGGACCACGTCAAAGAAAGGGCCAATAAAGTACCGACGTTTGGGAATAGGCGTTGGTTCCTTGCCAGCGGCCAATGCTGTCCAGATGTGCAAGTGGTCCGGTCCGTCAGTCCGCAATCCAGGCTTAGCTGCTGAAATATTTCACATTTGCGCCAGAGTGAGACGAGATGCCATGCCCGGATCCAGAGCTTCCGTCCTCTGGTCCGTACTCGTTTACAGGAGTGAAAGGGCACCATGGAGTCTGTACGCTGCGGATAAGAAAGAACATGACCCCTTTGATCTACTTTGCATCTACATCCCGCCGTCTAGTCGGCTCTCCTCAACCATCGAGCACCATTTAACGACTGGCCCGGCCCTTTGTCCCAACTCATGAGCTCATAATCCATCCAACTACGTCTCTAAAACTACCGCCCATCATGGATGTCGTTCTCGACCTCTACGAAACATATATAGGCGACCATGTCTATGCTAGGCTGCTTCCAGCGCATCCTCCGCCGTACGATGCTGATTTATTCGCCAACACGACCATATTTCCGTTTGGATTAGAATGCGAATATAAACCGCCGACCAAGTACTTCACTGTGCGACCCTCGCCAGCTGTTTGCCAGAGCGCCTGGGCGAGAGACAATATTCTCAGACAGTCCATCGACCTCTTTCTATTGCTGTGGTGAGTGTTCTACTCTGTTGCCAACACCTCGTATATACATGGCCGCCTAACCAGACGTCTCCGCGCGACAGGATCTTTGGCATGGCGgtttactttttattctCCACGCTCTCGtacgtcttcatcttcgataagcagcagcaagagcaCCCGCGCTATCTCAAAAACCAAGTCAGGCTAGAGATCCAAGAAACACTATGGGCACTTCCCGGCATGTCTCTCCTCACGCTTCCTCTTGTTCTTGCCGAAGTCCGCGGGCACACCAAAATGTACGATACCGTGGCGGAAGGGCCCGGCCTCTGGTACGAGGTCCTCCAGTTCCCGCTGTTTCTGCTGTTTACCGATTTCTGCATCTACTGGATTCACCGGGGCCTGCACCATCCGCTGATATACAAGAACATCCACAAGAAGCACCACAAGTGGGTGGTGCCGACTCCCTTTGCGGCGTATGCCTTTCATCCCGCGGACGGCTGGGGCCAGTCTCTCCCTTATCACGTATTCACCTTCATCTTCCCCATGAACAAGTTTTCCTTCCTGGTGCTCTTTGTCTTTGTCGTCTTTTGGACGATACTCATCCATGATGGTGAATACCTGGCGGACAACCCCGTCATCAACGGCGCCGCCTGCCACACGATTCACCACTTGTACTTCAACTACAATTACGGTCAGTACACGACGCTGTGGGATCGAATCGGAGGCAGCCACCGCGTCCCGGACAGGGAAATGTTTGACAGGGCCAAGAAAAACGGCAAGACGGAGTGGGAGAGACAGAACAAGGGGGTGGAGGACATGATTCTCGAGGTGGAGGGACAAGACGACCGGGTGTACTCGCCagaggagctcaagaagaacaagtGAAACAGACAAAGGAAGGCCGTGGGGTGGTTTATTTGCATGCCGTCTTGTGTATATCTTGTCCAACGGGATGGTTTCCGGGAGCGCTAGACTGAGCCGCCGTTGCGCGCTCAGTGTGGGATACTTGTTAATTGTGTGCGTTGACTTGGGTGACGGTCCCTTTGACTTGAAAAAATATTGTATTTGGGGCAAGGTTGGTATTGATTCACTAAATTAATAGACTCCTAATTTTCTACTTTGCCATATGATTTATGCTAGTACTTCTAATATTCTCTATATTTATACAGTACACTATTATAGTGTTGGTAATGCGGCTAAATGTGGGCAGGTGCGCGATAAGGGACTTGATGGCTGAATATCCCGTCCAGGAAGCAACGCTATATAGTTAGTACTTGCAATTAAACTTACTGGGGATATTCCTACAACCTAACTTGGTTTGAATCCATCGAGCATTCATTTGCTGCTTGTGAGGCGCAGCTGACCCAAGGGTTCGTGTTACATCCACTACCCCAGATGTCAGAGTGCAGTGCAGCCCCAGAATTCCCACTTTTACCGTTGGCAACTTGAAAAGAGGCATCATTGACGACGGTGGTCCTACGAACGACTGTCCCAGCACGGCGGCGCCAGACCGGACACTGTTTGGCCGTCTCGGTGCCAGAAATAGTGAAGGCATCGATatttccatgttgccatggccatagCTTTCATGCCATGTCGGGCGTTCCGGTTATCAAACGGGGACGGCGGGCTCAAGGTCCGTCCACCTCTGTCTCCCGTCGCTCTTTTATCTCTCTGCTTGCCACTCCTTGACACGCACGAGGGCACAATCGAGAGTGCACCAGTAAGTTTGTGCACCCTTCATCCGAGCATTATTATGGAGTTGTCTGTCGTTAGCTGGAGAGATTTCTCGGTCTAGTCATGTAGTCTGACGTTGCAGCCCCCACCGTCGATGGACCGGTTCGCGGTAGCCTCATGTCGGCTGGCCAGTGAGAGGAAAGGATTGCAAAAAGCTGAGCCCTTGAGATTGGCGAAAATAATGGAGCCCAGTTGCAAGTTCCCGGCCGCAGTTGGCGCAGCGTTGTAGTGGCAGCAACTTTAAAATCTTGCACTCACGGATGAATACGGCGGTCAAATTGTTGATGTGCAGAAACACCCACCGGGTTGAATGGGAGATTGTTCAATAGGGCACGGGTACTTCGTGACTTGACTGTTGTCCTGTACTTAAAGGAAATGAGCAATATCTGACAAGTACCACCAGACTCTGTATGTACAGACACCAGCGCCGAATGTGCGGGAGCCAATCAGGCGTCTGGCGACAGCCATGGCGACAGCAGACTGTCAAGTTCCCCAGCTGAGCCGTCAATTGGTCTCTGATTAGGAGAACATTTGATGACATCGGAATGTGCAGTCCATGCTTCCTTCAGCAGGTACTCCGTGCCGTAGACGCAGCCCCCAATGAGCCCCTATTTTTTACCTTgattgtactccgtacataacatatctacggagtagcctcTTGCCATGTTGCCTTCTTGCCTTTGGAACAAGGCACTGGGCTGATTAATTTCTCTTTCCTGGCGACACTTTGGGCTGTGTCTGCCCCTGCCGAAATCCTGGGCTCctccatctctctctctcgctTCTTGGCTGTTGGCACTTCGATTGATTTCCCATCTGCTCGCCACTTGCGCGCATTCTCTCTCTTGGTTTCTTTCGCTTCTCGGCCTCCATATCTCGACAGCCTAGTCCACCCCACGCTTGGAGCTTGTGACAACACCATCGCATCTACCCCGACGTCGCCCTGGTCTCTCTGCTCCGCTTCTCGGCATCGTCGTGCGTCCATACTGGCTAACCCCGGATAAGAACGACGGCGGTTGACCGTGGGTGATTCAATCTGGTCATCTGCATCGTGCGCCGCACATCCGCAACGCGCCAGCTCACGCCAAGTGTCctggtgtgtgtgtgtgtcttGGTCTGACGTCTCACAAATCCCCATCGCATTGCCCCATTCTAGCTCTTCGTCCAGACTCAGCTTATTCCACCCGCAATACTACTACGACCAACTCGGCACACCACGCGCGCCAGACCCGACCATTCAGTCAGCGAGGCACCAGACAGACGTCCCCGAACACTGCCTAACCCGCACCTCTCCGACTAACCACCCAACACTACAGAGTGCTAGTGTTGATGATTGGAAACCTTGTCTTTGTCTGCTGTCACCAGACCCCGTCCTTCATTTGACTCGGTTGGCCGACGTCACTTCTCATCTCCAcctcctcttctcttcttcggTACCTGATCAATTGAGACGCAGGTgggtgctgctgctcaacAGCCCCAGATCGCCATAATTCCTTCGTCAACTTCATCTCGTCTCCCTTCCAACATTCCTCTACGGACCCTCCCTGCCCGATCAGATACCGACCAAGACGCCCAGGCCGCTTCGCTATTGGGCTTTCCGGGCCACGCCGCCTCTAATCATCGTCGGCGGTCCTCCAGCTCCGAGTCATCCTGGACTGACACCGGCGATATTGGAGATCAACTTGGCGACGAACTCGATCCTGTACGTCTTCAGCTGCCCGAAGAGCTTGAGCAAGAGCTCCTCGCTGGTGTGCAGAAGCGTCAGCCCAAGCACAACAAAAAGGTCCGCATACGCGACCCGTCGCCCCAGCACTACGATCGATCCCCCTCGTTCCCTCGAACTATCGACAAGGAGGCCATCGAAATCCCCCAGATCAAACCGCAACGGCCCTCGCGCGCTCAACGTTGCATCGGAGCCATCATGTCGGGGCGATCGGGTTCCATCCACGGCCTGACGGGCAAGGCCCTGCTGTACGAGATACCACACCACGTTTTCAACACTTGACTGTAGCGTGCATGCTAACACGATTTCTTAAAGTTATTTCACCAGCATATTTGTTTCTCTTGGCGTGTTTCTGTTTGGTTATGATCAAGGCGTTATGTCGGGCATCATCACGTATGGTCTATCCAAGCCACCCGAAAGCATACGGCTGGTGGGCATGTCCTTGCTAACAAGACATCATTTATAGTGGCCCTCACTTCATCGACTATTTCGACCATCCCTCCAAAGCTCATGTCGGTACCATGGTGGCAATTTTGGAGATTGGCGCCTTTATTTCATCACTAGTCGTCGGCCGAGTTGGAGACATCATTGGCCGAAGACGTACCATCTTGTATGGATCCTGCATATTCTTTGTTGGCGGCGCTTTACAGACATTGGCAagctccatggccatgatgatggtcGGCCGAATCATTGccggtgttggtgttggtatGCTTTCTACTATTGTGCCTGTGTACCAGTCGGAGATTTCCCCTCCTCATAATCGTGGAAAACTTGCTTGTATCGAGTTTTCTGGCAATATTATCGGTTACACAACCTCGGTCTGGGTAGACTACGGCTGCGGGTTCATCGACAGCAACATGTCGTGGAGAGCCCCCCTCTTCATGCAGTGTGTCATGGGGgcgcttcttggtcttggcagTTTGATCATTGTTGAATCTCCAAGGTGGGTTTTGATATTAGATGCAAATGCTTTGAATTTGTGATGCTAAAGTTGGTCCAGATGGCTTCTTGACAACGACCACGACGAGGAAGGCATGGTAGTCATTGCTAATCTATACGGAGGCGGCGATATTCACGACCACAAGGCCAGAGAAGAGTACCGCGAAATCAAGATGAATGTGCTTCTTCAGCGACAAGAGGGCGAACGGACCTACTCTGACATGTTCAAAAGATATTCTACTCGCGTCTTTATCGCCATGTCTGCACAGGCTCTAGCACAGCTGAATGGCATCAACGTCATCTCCTACTACGCCCCTTATGTTTTTGAATCTGCCGGCTGGGTCGGGCACGACGCTGTACTGATGACTGGCTTGAATGGCATTACTTACTTCTTGTCCACAATTCCTCCTTGGTACTTGGTAGATCGATGGGGTCGAAGACCGATCCTGCTGTCCGGTGCAGTTGCCATGACCATTTCTCTGTCGCTCATTTCATACTTCATCTACCTCGATGTCAAATGGACGCCGAGAATGGTAGTTCTTTTTGTCATGATCTACAACGCGGCGTTCGGCTACTCTTGGGGCCCTATCCCATGGCTATACCCACCGGAGATCCTGCCTCTCAGCATTCGATCCAAGGGTGCCAGCTTGTCCACAGCCACAAATTGGGCGTTCAATTGGCTGGTTGGAGAAATGACACCAATTCTGCAGGAATGGATCAAGTGGCGACTCTATCTTGTTCATGCTTTTTTCTGCACAGTTTCCTTCGTGATTGGTGAGTGCAACTTTTCGCCAAGTTTTCAGGGCATTGCTGACCAGCTACGCAGTGTATTTCGTCTACCCCGAGACTTGTGGCGTGCGTCTCGAGGAAATGGACTCCATTTTTGGCGATGCAAGCACCGTCATGGGTACACCATCCATGCATGCCGACACCGAATCCCTCATACGTGGTGGCTCGCCCGGGCCGTCCAGAGACTTTCCCGGAATGTCGCTTGATGCTGCCGCAGACATAGACGACGACCGCAAATCCCAAATCCACACCAATGGAGGTGAGGACCGAAGCATCGGTGGCTGGCTCTCTAGAGTGGTGGCTCGCGGCAGATCGCCGAGCGTCCGCAGCACCCAAGGTCGATATGCTCCCTTGGGTCAAGAGGAGAGCCGGCGCAATGATGAGTGAAGCAAAAGCAAGCATACCTTTTCGCAGTTAGAATTTTTGCATAAATAGACCAGACAGGTAGGGGGATGTGTGAACTAGCATACAGCGTCCTTGTTGGAATATGACGATTCACTAGGAGCCCAGGTTATGCCTAGATTTTTGGACGCTGTCAATTGGCGTTGGGTGTACGATCTGGGACCGCCAGTAAAGGCGTGTATATGACGAGGCATTGACAACAGTTGGCGTTTTACACTATCACCTGCGCGTCGCTAAGACGAGCGATGCTTCCATGTACCAGTTAAGACGGAACATTGGCGCCTCACGGCCGCGCACCCAGGCGCGTGCAGAGAGCGCGGGAACTTGAACAGGAATAATAGATACCTACCAGTGAAAAGAAACCCAATTTATATATGGACTTTTGAACCGGCATTTGCGGTCAACCCAGTCTTGTCCTCGAGACCAATTCAAAATGCTCTGTAAATGAGTGAGTCTCAGCCACTCGTCGCTTGCGTCATCTGTACAGGAGCCCAGGCCTGCAACCTTTACAAAATTACAATGATGAAAAAAGCCGACTCAATGGAAGTGCTGACTCTGAGGGTTCATTTCCAGAGAGTGGTTGTAGTTCAAGCTGCGTCGCGACTGGATTCAGTGACTTTCTGTGTACAATTTGCTCATGGTCTGGTAGCTTGGCtgagaagcaagcaagccaGCAGTGCCAAGAAGTACGTCTCCGCACGGCCCATCCCACATGTGCACAACCCAGACGTCGGCTATCGAGATACAATTAACACTGTACAACAACCTCTTCAACTCCGGGCCACCAAGTACACCAACCACGAAACCATGGGGACCGAAGTCGTCCACGCCTACCGGCACCTGTACCGCTGCCTGCTGCGCGCGGTGCAGTActcgtcgccggcgcggTACATTGCGCGCGACCAGCTGAGGGGCGCGTTTAGGgagacgccggcggcgctggaCGCGGAGGGCGTGAAGCGCACCGCCTGGTTCCTGGAGGCGGCGGGCAGGGAGAGGGGGCTGGAGCACGCGATTCTGAAGAATCTGCTGCGGGTGAGGGGCCAGAGGGACGCggagacgaggagctggaggaagAGCTTGGCCGGGACGGCGCAGAGGTGAGTGTTTTGTGCGGTGTGCGGTGTGTGGTGAGATCGCGAGGCTGACTGGTGTAGGGACGACATGAAGAGGGATAGGGGGGCGGCGTTTCAGCACTACGACATGACTGTTGCCATGTTGAATAGGACCATGGGCCTTTGTCTGCGGTGAAGAGTTGGGTTGGGTGTATGCATTTGTTGTCGGCGTTTGCGGATGCTTTACTTGCGAGCTTTGGGTGGTGGGCACGGGTATTCAGCGGGTTTCTGAGGGCGGGGGCTAGGATGGCAAAGGGATTTTTGTTTTTATGATACATTCGACTGATGGAGCTAATCAAGCAATAATACAAGGTTATGCGTGGCAAAAGAATATCCATGGCTGAGGTCCTGCGCCTGGCTGACGGGGCCTGGACTGGCTAGCAGGTGGCGGGCTCCTCGATGACAATATCTAGCTCTTCTAGAATCAGATCGCTTAGGCTGACGCCGTCACGGGTGTAGATCCAGCTCCCTGAGCCGGtgccctccttctccccCTGGCCCTCGCCGATGATGCACCAGTCGTATCGTTTGGGGCCGGAGATTGGACTCGATAGCCAGATCTGCTTGTTCGGGGGCTGCTTGTTGATGACGTATGTGCCCTTGTCTGCGACATTGATGGTCATGACGCCGGACTGTAAGCAGCGCGGATTAGTGGCCTGCTCTTGGAGGGCTTGTATGGGGGTGGAAAAGACGGGGAGGCACAAACTGAATattcaatgtcaatgtccTCTCGTGCGTCCTGGAGCTGCTCGAATTTAGACAGAACAATATCCAAGTAGCCATCAGCCAGCTCGTGGTATTGGCCGTCAGATAGCTCGGC is part of the Metarhizium brunneum chromosome 4, complete sequence genome and harbors:
- the STL1_3 gene encoding Sugar transporter STL1, translating into MAIAFMPCRAFRLSNGDGGLKVRPPLSPVALLSLCLPLLDTHEGTIESAPVGAAAQQPQIAIIPSSTSSRLPSNIPLRTLPARSDTDQDAQAASLLGFPGHAASNHRRRSSSSESSWTDTGDIGDQLGDELDPVRLQLPEELEQELLAGVQKRQPKHNKKVRIRDPSPQHYDRSPSFPRTIDKEAIEIPQIKPQRPSRAQRCIGAIMSGRSGSIHGLTGKALLYFTSIFVSLGVFLFGYDQGVMSGIITGPHFIDYFDHPSKAHVGTMVAILEIGAFISSLVVGRVGDIIGRRRTILYGSCIFFVGGALQTLASSMAMMMVGRIIAGVGVGMLSTIVPVYQSEISPPHNRGKLACIEFSGNIIGYTTSVWVDYGCGFIDSNMSWRAPLFMQCVMGALLGLGSLIIVESPRWLLDNDHDEEGMVVIANLYGGGDIHDHKAREEYREIKMNVLLQRQEGERTYSDMFKRYSTRVFIAMSAQALAQLNGINVISYYAPYVFESAGWVGHDAVLMTGLNGITYFLSTIPPWYLVDRWGRRPILLSGAVAMTISLSLISYFIYLDVKWTPRMVVLFVMIYNAAFGYSWGPIPWLYPPEILPLSIRSKGASLSTATNWAFNWLVGEMTPILQEWIKWRLYLVHAFFCTVSFVIVYFVYPETCGVRLEEMDSIFGDASTVMGTPSMHADTESLIRGGSPGPSRDFPGMSLDAAADIDDDRKSQIHTNGGEDRSIGGWLSRVVARGRSPSVRSTQGRYAPLGQEESRRNDE
- the FRTXN gene encoding Frataxin; translation: MSRQGVTQTSRLMAQATCRSNVTRSSFRLLPRASNVLRPLSNRLPYQPFSTSFRRFKGIMPETDNPAKQGVEETRPSMGVAELSDGQYHELADGYLDIVLSKFEQLQDAREDIDIEYSSGVMTINVADKGTYVINKQPPNKQIWLSSPISGPKRYDWCIIGEGQGEKEGTGSGSWIYTRDGVSLSDLILEELDIVIEEPATC